From one Idiomarina sp. X4 genomic stretch:
- a CDS encoding Type II secretion pathway-like protein produces the protein MKAKGFALILTLVTLISLSSASLAALLFYAQMVEAQQAHQWQVLSKQIEADFNQQKALYESAQQ, from the coding sequence ATGAAAGCGAAAGGATTCGCGTTGATACTGACGTTAGTGACACTCATAAGCCTGAGCTCCGCGAGCTTGGCCGCCTTGTTATTTTACGCACAAATGGTGGAGGCTCAACAAGCGCACCAATGGCAAGTGCTTTCTAAACAAATTGAGGCAGACTTTAACCAACAAAAGGCGCTTTATGAGTCAGCGCAGCAGTAA
- a CDS encoding PulJ/GspJ family protein: MSQRSSKGFSLVETLVASALVAMWAVSSQQLLQIGLAAIKRAERKALAVEVLNSYIQDSHRTWKNGSPPAPEAKVNGFLINSIINLIDENNASVDTEVTWGEDNSYSLQIWLSR, encoded by the coding sequence ATGAGTCAGCGCAGCAGTAAAGGTTTTTCACTGGTTGAGACATTAGTCGCTTCCGCACTTGTGGCGATGTGGGCTGTAAGCAGCCAGCAACTGCTGCAGATTGGGTTGGCTGCTATTAAAAGAGCTGAACGCAAAGCCCTGGCTGTTGAGGTTTTAAATAGTTATATACAGGACTCTCACCGTACTTGGAAAAATGGCTCTCCTCCGGCACCTGAAGCCAAGGTTAACGGATTTCTTATCAACTCCATTATTAACTTAATAGACGAGAACAATGCTTCAGTTGATACCGAAGTAACCTGGGGCGAAGACAACTCTTACTCGTTACAAATCTGGTTATCTCGATAA
- a CDS encoding helix-turn-helix domain-containing protein, translated as MNAPTDVQIIEKNGQPEYAVIPYEDYIALLHSQNSNEFIPHEVVELSLSTGGNMVAAWRKFKKTSQAELAGKLGISQSAVAQMERPGYNPRSDTLKRIAIALDISPEQLF; from the coding sequence ATGAACGCACCTACTGACGTACAAATTATTGAGAAAAATGGGCAACCCGAATATGCCGTTATTCCCTACGAAGATTATATCGCCTTGCTCCACTCTCAAAACAGCAATGAATTTATTCCTCACGAGGTAGTAGAGCTCAGCCTATCAACAGGCGGCAATATGGTCGCGGCCTGGAGAAAGTTTAAGAAAACTAGTCAGGCGGAGTTAGCGGGTAAGCTTGGTATTTCACAATCAGCCGTCGCGCAGATGGAGCGCCCGGGGTATAACCCAAGAAGCGATACGTTAAAACGCATCGCTATTGCGTTGGATATTAGTCCGGAACAGTTATTTTAA